One window from the genome of Hyalangium ruber encodes:
- a CDS encoding response regulator, translating into MEVNLKVHRGVQLQDAAVVGSLQESWQAGPSGSTASRGASTTGSRRSLQELAPAGSISVLVIDDEPDMREMLSFSLPSTEFEVVTADGGRAAVELLGTRRFDVAITDLKMPGMNGVETVSALRQLDPDMEVIVATGYASLETALACMKHGAYDYIRKPYDIAELRHLIMRAVEKRRLRSLVPLYEVSCALLSLRTRSEVLTHLGELTLDLIPHQAFRLLLPEPGTDELSICNSSDGLELSPAVLRELARRAIDGQEPVSVTQTSRDWPFATVSRLGAALAYSLQVGDAPAGCLILLRGVGQPLFSISELQRGSLFAAQLALALETARLNGELEARVKDLEATREELVKAEKLAAVGKLAAGLTHELSNPLAFTKASFHSLSAYSRAVNSLWTVTRDVAAELARRDDPHSAELARKLLTVGGAETETSIQDAQDAAADAVDGIRRVEELLIELRALSGGSPVSPVERVDVVALLGAWKGEGTLPRPVRVEDAEPIYARVGRGDLQASLGRILDFLCETPGARDEGAPALVLRVGHEAGRPCIWLEDPLLELSEALRAELFDPRIQVDARRGRTMRLNLGLALAWRLLSRMGADLSVTPGAVRGTVFRLMLPATEQA; encoded by the coding sequence ATGGAAGTGAATCTCAAAGTCCACCGGGGAGTGCAGCTACAGGACGCCGCCGTGGTGGGCTCGCTGCAGGAGTCCTGGCAGGCCGGCCCCTCGGGTTCCACCGCCTCGCGCGGTGCCTCCACGACGGGTTCCCGGCGCAGCCTGCAGGAGCTGGCGCCCGCCGGCAGCATCTCCGTGCTCGTCATCGACGACGAGCCGGACATGCGCGAGATGCTCTCGTTCTCATTGCCCTCCACGGAGTTCGAGGTGGTGACGGCCGACGGAGGCCGGGCGGCGGTGGAGCTGTTGGGCACGCGCCGCTTCGACGTCGCCATCACGGACCTGAAGATGCCGGGCATGAACGGGGTGGAGACCGTCTCGGCGCTGCGGCAGCTGGACCCGGACATGGAGGTCATCGTCGCCACCGGCTACGCCAGCCTGGAGACGGCGCTGGCGTGCATGAAGCACGGGGCCTACGACTACATCCGCAAGCCGTACGACATCGCCGAGCTGCGCCACCTCATCATGCGCGCGGTGGAGAAGCGGCGCCTGCGCTCGCTGGTGCCCCTGTACGAGGTGAGCTGCGCGCTGCTCTCGCTGCGGACCCGGAGCGAGGTGCTCACGCACCTGGGCGAGCTGACGTTGGACCTCATCCCGCACCAGGCCTTCCGGCTGCTGCTGCCGGAGCCGGGCACGGACGAGCTGAGCATCTGCAACTCCTCGGACGGGCTGGAGCTGTCCCCCGCCGTGCTGCGGGAGCTGGCGCGGCGGGCCATCGACGGCCAGGAGCCGGTGTCGGTGACGCAGACCTCGCGCGACTGGCCCTTCGCTACCGTGTCGAGGCTGGGCGCGGCGTTGGCGTACTCGCTGCAGGTAGGGGATGCGCCCGCCGGTTGCCTCATCCTCTTGCGCGGCGTGGGCCAGCCCCTGTTTTCGATCTCCGAGCTGCAGCGGGGCAGCCTGTTCGCCGCCCAGCTCGCGCTGGCGCTGGAGACGGCGCGGCTCAACGGGGAGCTCGAGGCGCGGGTGAAGGACCTGGAGGCCACGCGCGAGGAGCTGGTGAAGGCTGAGAAGCTGGCGGCGGTGGGCAAGCTGGCGGCGGGCCTCACCCACGAGCTGAGCAACCCGCTGGCTTTCACGAAGGCGAGCTTCCACTCGCTGTCGGCCTACTCGCGCGCGGTGAATTCCCTGTGGACGGTGACGCGGGATGTGGCCGCGGAGCTGGCCCGGCGAGACGACCCGCATTCCGCGGAGCTGGCGCGCAAGCTGCTCACCGTGGGAGGCGCCGAGACGGAGACCTCCATCCAGGACGCGCAGGACGCGGCGGCGGACGCGGTGGACGGCATCCGCCGCGTGGAGGAGCTGCTCATCGAGCTGCGGGCCCTGTCCGGAGGAAGCCCGGTCTCCCCAGTCGAGCGCGTGGACGTGGTGGCGCTGCTGGGCGCGTGGAAGGGAGAGGGCACCCTGCCCCGGCCCGTCCGGGTGGAGGATGCCGAGCCCATCTACGCGCGCGTGGGCCGAGGTGATCTCCAGGCCAGCCTGGGGCGCATCCTGGACTTCCTGTGCGAGACGCCGGGCGCGCGGGACGAGGGAGCCCCGGCGCTGGTGCTGCGCGTGGGGCACGAGGCGGGCCGGCCCTGCATCTGGCTGGAGGATCCGCTGCTGGAGCTGTCCGAGGCGCTGCGCGCGGAGCTCTTCGATCCCCGCATCCAGGTGGACGCACGCCGGGGCCGCACGATGCGGCTG